Genomic segment of Truepera radiovictrix DSM 17093:
TCTAGCGCGCCCCTCCGGCGAGCTGCGCTTCCGGGTAGAACGCCTGCGTCAGCTCCCGGACGGCCTGCCCGACGCGCGGCGTAAAGCCCAGCAGGTAGAGGTCGTCGAGCGCGACGATGCGGCGCGCCGCCCAGGCGGGCGTCTGGGCGAGGCCGGGGAGCGTCCCGACCCCCTCGACGCCGCCGACGCTCTCCAACCCACGCGCGAGAAAGAGCAAAACCTCGGGTGCAGCGGCGACGGCCGCCTCCGCTGTCAGCGGTTTGTACCCCTCGTATTCGGTGACCGCGTTGGCGCCGCCCGCGAGCGCGATCATCGCGTGGGCGCTCGTACCCGTCCCCGAGACAGAGAGCGCGCCCGCGCCGCGCGCGTAGATAAACATCACCTTGGGCGCGCGGTCTGCGCGCGCGGCGTCGGTAATAAGGCGCGCCTCGAGCACGTCTAGGTCGATCTGCCGCTTGAGCGCCTCCGCGCGCTCGGGTACGCCGAAAAGGGCCGCTACGAAGTCGATCTTGGCTTTGGCCCCCGTTACGCTGTCCTCTTGGGGCACCGTGACGAGCTGAACGCCCGCCTCGCCGAGCTG
This window contains:
- a CDS encoding heme/hemin ABC transporter substrate-binding protein, with the protein product MTRTPKVLKVLATLWALFASAFAQTLQDARGQEIDPSTLDLSRVITLGGDLTEIVFALGQSDTLAAVDTSSLYPPEGVAALPKVGYVRQLSAEGVLALNPSLILAGEDAGPPEVLAQLGEAGVQLVTVPQEDSVTGAKAKIDFVAALFGVPERAEALKRQIDLDVLEARLITDAARADRAPKVMFIYARGAGALSVSGTGTSAHAMIALAGGANAVTEYEGYKPLTAEAAVAAAPEVLLFLARGLESVGGVEGVGTLPGLAQTPAWAARRIVALDDLYLLGFTPRVGQAVRELTQAFYPEAQLAGGAR